In a single window of the Etheostoma spectabile isolate EspeVRDwgs_2016 chromosome 3, UIUC_Espe_1.0, whole genome shotgun sequence genome:
- the vstm5 gene encoding V-set and transmembrane domain-containing protein 5: MWHFRLWDVQDVAVFFSITLYMCHLAGAISIQSPQRSLTGSVQEDVFFSVDVTCLGIPTIQWTFMSGAVSRTIGTWQPGVYTNITVDYNSRVKSFKNGSMGLSDLRLQDAGFYVVTVTDTAGSGKDAGFVLKVNEVLYEDLQYLSVSALALAFVAALLMLATWLLDKAYRKIVAWRRRKEMPENDATELQPL, translated from the exons ATGTGGCATTTCAGGCTCTGGGATGTACAAGATGTTGCTGTGTTTTTCAGCATCACATTATATATGTGTCACCTAG CTGGAGCCATCTCCATTCAGTCTCCCCAGAGGAGCCTGACCGGGTCGGTGCAGGAGGATGTGTTTTTCTCAGTGGATGTTACCTGTTTAGGGATCCCCACCATACAATGGACCTTTATGTCAGGGGCGGTGAGCCGCACCATAGGGACTTGGCAGCCGGGGGTGTACACCAACATAACAGTGGATTACAACAGCAGAGTGAAGTCCTTCAAAAATGGCTCAATGGGCCTGTCGGACCTGCGGCTGCAGGACGCTGGATTTTACGTGGTGACTGTCACAGACACAGCAGGAAGCGGCAAGGACGCTGGCTTTGTCCTGAAAGTAAACG AGGTGCTGTACGAGGACCTGCagtacctgtctgtctctgccttAGCACTGGCCTTTGTGGCGGCCCTTCTCATGCTGGCCACGTGGCTACTGGACAAGGCCTACAGGAAGATAGTTGCATGGAGACGCAGGAAAGAGATGCCAG AAAATGACGCAACAGAGCTGCAGCCTCTCTGA